One region of Oryza sativa Japonica Group chromosome 10, ASM3414082v1 genomic DNA includes:
- the LOC4348392 gene encoding endo-1,4-beta-xylanase 4, with the protein MEKVLVLSLICISLCQGWVVQSLEYDHTASIECLRDPMKPLYNGGIIQNGEFNSGLMGWSTHRDIKAGLSSSPSGNKFAVVQRADSLSGAAVPSRSVYQKIQLQGDTHYSLSAWLQVSAGAAHVKAFVKTPNGERVVAGSVSAQSGCWSMLKGGMTAYSSGPGQIFFESDAPVDIWMDSVSLQPFTFDEWDAHRQQSAAKVRRSTVRVVVRGADGAPMANATVIVELLRAGFPFGNALTKEILDLPAYEKWFTSRFTVATFENEMKWYSNEWAQNNEDYRVADAMLKLAQKYNIKIRGHNVFWDDQNSQMKWVTPLNLDQLKAAMQKRLKSVVTRYAGKVIHWDVVNENLHFNFFETKLGPNASPMIYNQVGALDKNAILFMNEFNTLEQPGDPNPVPSKYVAKMKQIQSYPGNSALKLGVGLESHFSTPNIPYMRSALDTLAQLKLPMWLTEVDVVKGPNQVKFLEQVLREGYAHPSVNGMIMWAAWHAKGCYVMCLTDNSFKNLPVGTLVDKLIAEWKTHKTAATTGADGAVELDLPHGDYNLTVSHPSLGTNATVRAMTVDAASLASERLVNIKV; encoded by the exons ATGGAGAAAGTACTGGTGCTCTCCTTGATATGTATTTCACTCTGCCAAG GATGGGTGGTGCAATCTTTAGAATATGATCATACAGCAAGTATTGAG TGCCTTCGCGATCCGATGAAGCCGCTGTACAACGGCGGCATCATCCAGAACGGCGAGTTCAACAGCGGCCTCATGGGCTGGTCCACGCACCGCGACATCAAGGCCGGCCTGAGCAGCTCGCCGTCCGGCAACAAGTTCGCCGTGGTGCAGCGCGCCGACTccctctccggcgccgccgtgccgtcgcgcAGCGTCTACCAGAAGATCCAGCTGCAGGGCGACACCCACTACTCGCTGTCCG CGTGGTTGCAGGTGTCGGCCGGCGCCGCGCACGTGAAGGCGTTCGTCAAGACGCCCAACGGCgagcgcgtcgtcgccggcagcgTCTCCGCCCAGTCCGGCTGCTGGAGCATGCTCAAGGGCGGCATGACCGCCTACTCCTCCGGCCCAGGGCAGATCTTCTTCGAG AGCGACGCGCCGGTGGACATCTGGATGGACAGCGTGTCGCTGCAGCCGTTCACGTTCGACGAGTGGGACGCGCACCGGCAGCAGTCGGCCGCCAAGGTGCGGAGGAGCACCGTCAGGGTGGTCGtccgcggcgccgacggcgcgcCCATGGCGAACGCCACGGTGATCGTCGAGCTCCTCCGGGCCGGCTTCCCGTTCGGCAACGCGCTGACCAAGGAGATCCTGGACCTGCCGGCGTACGAGAAGTGGTTCACGTCGCGCTTCACGGTGGCCACGTTCGAGAACGAGATGAAGTGGTACAGCAACGAGTGGGCCCAGAACAACGAGGACTACCGCGTCGCCGATGCCATGCTCAAGCTCGCCCAAAAGTACAACATCAAG ATTAGGGGACACAACGTATTCTGGGACGACCAGAACTCGCAGATGAAGTGGGTGACGCCGCTGAACCTGGACCAGCTGAAGGCGGCGATGCAGAAGCGGCTCAAGTCGGTGGTGACGCGGTACGCCGGGAAGGTGATCCACTGGGACGTGGTGAACGAGAACCTGCACTTCAACTTCTTCGAGACCAAGCTGGGGCCGAACGCGTCGCCGATGATCTACAACCAGGTGGGCGCGCTGGACAAGAACGCCATCCTCTTCATGAACGAGTTCAACACGCTGGAGCAGCCCGGTGACCCCAACCCGGTGCCCAGCAAGTACGTCGCCAAGATGAAGCAGATCCAGAGCTACCCCGGCAACAGCGCCCTCAAGCTCGGCGTCGGCCTCGAGAGCCACTTCTCCACCCCAAACATCCCTTACATGAGGAGCGCCCTCGACACGTTGGCGCAGCTCAAGCTTCCCATGTGGCTCACCGAGGTCGATGTCGTCAAAGGACCCAACCAG GTGAAGTTCTTGGAGCAGGTGCTGAGGGAAGGGTACGCGCACCCGTCGGTGAACGGGATGATAATGTGGGCGGCGTGGCACGCCAAGGGTTGCTACGTGATGTGCCTGACGGACAACAGCTTCAAGAACCTGCCCGTTGGGACCCTCGTCGACAAGCTGATCGCCGAGTGGAAGACGCacaagacggcggcgacgaccggcgccgacggcgccgtcgagctcgaccTCCCACACGGCGACTACAACCTGACAGTGAGCCACCCGTCCCTGGGAACGAACGCCACCGTCCGCGCCATGACGGTGGACGCCGCGTCGTTGGCGTCGGAGCGCCTGGTCAACATTAAGGTCTAG
- the LOC4348391 gene encoding endo-1,4-beta-xylanase 5, whose amino-acid sequence MIPLYSGGVIKNSEFNVGLTDWTVPLGVQATVNSSSSGNKFAEARTDGQPSRTVYQTVQIQPNTHYSLSAWLQVSAGTANVMAVVRTPDGQFVAAGATVAKSGCWSMIKGGMTSYSSGQGQLYFEADAAVAIWVDSVSLQPFTFDEWDAHRQQQSAGRARRSTLGVVVARGTDGAPVPNATVTAELLRPGFPFGNAMTREILDNPAYEQWFASRFTVATFENEMKWYATEGRQGHEDYRVPDAMLALAERHGVRVRGHNVFWDDQSTQMAWVRSLGPDELRAAMDKRLRSVVSRYGGGRVIGWDVVNENLHWSFYDGKLGPDASPAIYHQVGKIDGETPLFMNEFNTVEQPVDMAAMASKYVAKMNQIRSFPGNGGLKLAVGLESHFGATPNIPFMRATLDTLAQLKLPIWLTEIDVANGTNQAQHLEEVLREGHGHPNVDGMVMWAAWHATACYVMCLTDDEFKNLAVGDVVDKLIAEWRTHPVAVATTDADGVVELDLAHGEYNVTVTHPSLVSSAVRTLTVDASSSSSENAIDIRV is encoded by the exons ATGATACCTCTGTACAGCGGAGGCGTCATAAAAAACAGCGAGTTCAACGTAGGCCTGACGGACTGGACCGTGCCCTTGGGCGTCCAGGCCACCGTGAACAGCTCGTCGTCCGGCAACAAGTTCGCCGAGGCGCGGACCGACGGCCAGCCGTCGCGCACCGTGTACCAGACGGTCCAGATACAGCCCAACACCCACTATTCCCTCTCAG CGTGGTTGCAGGTGTCCGCCGGCACGGCCAACGTGATGGCGGTGGTCAGGACTCCCGACGGCcagttcgtcgccgccggcgccaccgtcgccaagTCCGGCTGCTGGAGCATGATCAAGGGCGGCATGACGTCCTACTCCTCCGGGCAAGGCCAGCTCTACTTCGAGGCCGACGCAGCGGTGGCCATCTGGGTGGACAGCGTGTCGCTGCAGCCGTTCACCTTCGACGAGTGGGACGCGCACCGCCAGCAACAATCCGCCGGCAGGGCGCGGCGGAGCACCCTCGGTGTCGTCGTCGCCCGCGGCACCGACGGCGCGCCGGTGCCGAACGCCACGGTGAccgccgagctcctccgccCCGGCTTCCCCTTCGGCAACGCGATGACCCGGGAGATCCTGGACAACCCGGCGTACGAGCAGTGGTTCGCGTCGCGGTTCACGGTGGCGACGTTCGAGAACGAGATGAAGTGGTACGCCACGGAGGGGAGGCAGGGGCACGAGGACTACCGCGTCCCGGACGCCATGCTGGCGCTCGCGGAGCGGCACGGCGTCAGGGTGCGCGGCCACAACGTGTTCTGGGATGACCAGAGCACGCAGATGGCGTGGGTCAGGTCGCTGGGGCCGGACGAGCTGCGGGCCGCCATGGACAAGCGGCTCAGGTCCGTCGTGTCGCGGtacggcggcggcagggtgATCGGCTGGGACGTGGTGAACGAGAACCTCCACTGGAGCTTCTACGACGGCAAGCTCGGCCCGGACGCGTCGCCGGCGATCTACCACCAGGTGGGGAAGATCGACGGCGAGACGCCGCTGTTCATGAACGAGTTCAACACCGTGGAGCAGCCGGTGGACATGGCGGCGATGGCCAGCAAGTACGTCGCCAAGATGAACCAGATACGGtccttccccggcaacggcggccTGAAGCTCGCCGTCGGGCTCGAGAGCCACTTCGGTGCCACCCCAAACATCCCCTTCATGCGCGCCACGCTGGACACGCTCGCGCAGCTCAAGCTCCCCATCTGGCTCACCGAGATCGACGTCGCCAATGGAACAAACCAG GCGCAGCATTTGGAGGAGGTGTTGAGAGAAGGGCACGGGCACCCGAACGTGGATGGCATGGTGATGTGGGCGGCGTGGCACGCCACGGCGTGCTACGTGATGTGCCTGACGGACGACGAGTTCAAGAacctcgccgtcggcgacgtCGTCGACAAGCTCATCGCCGAGTGGAGGACGCACCCCGTGGCCGTCGCCACGACGGACGCCGACGGTGTCGTCGAGCTCGACCTCGCGCACGGCGAGTACAACGTCACGGTGACCCACCCGTCGCTCGTGTCGTCCGCCGTGCGTACGCTGACCGTGGACGCATCGTCATCCTCGTCGGAGAACGCCATAGACATCAGGGTGTAG